One Mangifera indica cultivar Alphonso chromosome 4, CATAS_Mindica_2.1, whole genome shotgun sequence genomic region harbors:
- the LOC123213011 gene encoding EEF1A lysine methyltransferase 4-like — protein sequence MYRDVSSCSTYSYGDALYWDTRYLQEAGSFDWYQRYSALRPLVRKNIPTSSRVLMVGCGNALMSEDMVKDGYEDIMNIDISAVAIETMKRKYEYIPQLKYMQMDVRDMSFFPDNSFDSVIDKGTLDSLMCGLDAPISAAQMLGEVSRLLKPGGIYMLITYGDPKVRMIHLNRLVYNWKILLYIIPRPGFERTEDGNSSMKSYLEPIPTTENGHLPADFVMEDPDSHFIYVCKKMDDIL from the exons ATGTACCGCGACGTTTCCAGCTGCAGCACGTACAGCTACGGCGACGCACTCTACTGGGACACGCGCTACTTGCAGGAGGCCGGTTCTTTTGACTGGTACCAGCGTTACTCTGCTCTGCGGCCTCTTGTTCGCAAGAATATCCCTACCTCTTCGCGTGTCCTCATGGTCGGCTGTGGCAATGCTC TTATGTCTGAGGACATGGTCAAGGATGGGTATGAAGACATAATGAATATTGATATTTCAGCGGTGGCCATTGAGACGATGAAGAGAAAATATGAGTATATCCCTCAGCTAAAAT ACATGCAGATGGATGTTAGGGATATGAGTTTCTTTCCGGACAATTCTTTCGATAGTGTCATTGATAAAG GAACTCTTGATTCTTTGATG TGTGGCTTGGATGCTCCAATTAGTGCAGCCCAAATGCTGGGTGAAGTGAGCAG GCTCCTGAAACCAGGAGGGATCTATATGTTG ATAACTTATGGTGATCCTAAAGTAAGAATGATTCATTTGAATCGCTTGGTATACAATTGGAAGATTTTATTGTACATAATAC CTCGACCAGGATTTGAAAGAACTGAAGATGGCAATTCTTCAATGAAATCATATTTGGAGCCTATTCCGACTACTGAAAATGGGCACCTTCCAGCAGACTTTGTTATGGAAGATCCTGATTCTCACTTCATATACGTATGTAAAAAGATGGATGATATTCTATAG
- the LOC123214501 gene encoding agamous-like MADS-box protein AGL15 — protein sequence MGRGKIEIKRIENSNSRQVTFSKRRAGLLKKAHELATLCDAEVAVIIFSNSGKLFEFSSSGMKKTLSRYNKCMNSLEIAVAEHKPEKQGTKEVNILKDEIAKLQIKQLQLMGKDLNSLSLKDLQLLEQELQEGLSFVKEKKEQQLMEQLEQSRAQGQQAMLENETLRRQVEELRGVFRSTDQVSPVPPYLEYYPLGGNNSLVNHSSASPEVASDIVMEKGDSDTTLHLGLPSNSCRKRKTPEGETNSNDSRSQLGQP from the exons ATGGGGAGAGGTAAGATAGAGATAAAGAGGATCGAGAATTCAAATAGTAGGCAAGTTACCTTCTCTAAAAGGCGAGCAGGTTTGCTCAAGAAGGCTCACGAATTGGCCACTCTTTGTGATGCTGAGGTGGCTGTTATAATCTTCTCTAATTCTGGCAAGCTTTTCGAGTTTTCAAGTTCTGG CATGAAGAAAACACTTTCCAGATATAACAAGTGTATGAACTCTCTGGAGATTGCTGTAGCAGAACACAAACCCGAG AAGCAAGGGACTAAGGAAGTCAATATTCTAAAAGATGAAATTGCAAAGCTACAAATAAAGCAGTT GCAACTTATGGGCAAGGACCTGAATAGCTTGAGCTTAAAGGACTTGCAGCTTCTAGAACAGGAATTACAGGAGGGACTGTCATTTGTGAAGGAGAAAAAG GAGCAACAACTGATGGAGCAACTGGAACAATCAAGAGCACAG GGACAGCAGGCAATGCTGGAGAATGAAACTTTGCGCAGACAG GTTGAGGAACTTCGGGGTGTCTTTCGATCTACTGATCAAGTCTCACCAGTCCCACCATATTTGGAGTACTATCCTCTAGGAGGAAACAATTCTCTTGTAAACCATAGTTCTGCAAGTCCTGAAGTGGCCTCCGATATTGTAATGGAAAAGGGAGATTCAGACACTACCCTGCATTTAGG GCTGCCAAGCAATTCTTGCCGCAAGAGGAAGACACCCGAAGGAGAAACCAATTCCAATGACTCAAGGAGCCAACTGGGCCAACCATAA
- the LOC123214381 gene encoding protein BPS1, chloroplastic-like, whose amino-acid sequence MVLLVQRLSKVYFKLENHLHHHRHEPEALQASLQDFESHISICLTQLSKPGSEFLSLSWILQCFEILPSVNKAFAKLVVDIDYPMCKWEENSVEEYLEFSLTLLELLNSISSSVSHLGHARLCLSHAVDLVESSPSSAIERLKAVQVKGSSSIKDGFRKTQNKEDGDERLNFSSKEKILHLALLEVKRVGLWICGVILAGLSGDSKPYLETIKELGGLSGSTLSGLDSSFCEAIKQGVVLKEVRELNDSAACFAAAIEAGNSSHGVEELKRKLQAFEKLIDSLTKEVDLLFSMLLAGRNELLNGIRKVLN is encoded by the coding sequence ATGGTACTCTTGGTACAAAGGCTTAGCAAAGTCTACTTCAAGCTGGAGAATCATTTACACCACCACCGCCATGAACCTGAAGCTTTGCAAGCTTCTCTTCAGGATTTTGAATCACATATTTCCATTTGCTTAACCCAATTGTCGAAACCCGGATCGGAATTCTTGTCCCTGTCATGGATTCTGCAATGCTTTGAGATCCTTCCAAGCGTCAACAAGGCTTTTGCAAAGCTGGTTGTGGATATAGACTACCCCATGTGTAAATGGGAGGAGAATTCTGTGGAGGAGTATCTCGAGTTCAGCTTGACTTTATTGGAGCTTCTTAATTCAATTTCCTCGTCTGTTTCTCATCTGGGTCACGCTCGGCTTTGTCTTTCTCATGCTGTAGACCTTGTGGAGAGTTCACCTTCTTCGGCTATTGAGCGTCTCAAGGCTGTTCAAGTAAAGGGTTCAAGCTCAATCAAAGATGGTTTCAGAAAGACTCAAAACAAGGAAGACGGTGATGAAAGGTTGAATTTTTCCAGCAAAGAAAAGATTCTTCATCTAGCTTTGTTGGAAGTAAAGAGAGTTGGATTGTGGATCTGTGGCGTTATTTTAGCGGGATTGTCTGGAGATTCTAAACCATACTTGGAAACGATCAAAGAACTTGGAGGATTATCAGGCTCTACTCTGAGCGGTTTGGATTCAAGTTTCTGTGAAGCAATTAAACAAGGGGTTGTGTTGAAGGAGGTGAGAGAGCTGAATGATTCAGCTGCTTGCTTTGCAGCTGCCATTGAAGCTGGAAATAGCAGCCATGGAGTGGaggaattaaaaagaaaattgcagGCTTTTGAGAAGCTGATAGACAGCTTAACAAAGGAGGTTGATCTTCTCTTCTCCATGCTTTTAGCTGGAAGAAATGAACTGCTTAATGGCATTAGAAAAGTATTGAATTAA